Sequence from the Segatella copri genome:
AAGAGTGGTGAAGAGTGGGTGAAGAGTGCCCAAAAACTCTTCACCCCTCGAAACGCCCATAAACACTGGGGATTCCGAAGGAAAGGTGAAGAGTGAAGAGTATTTCCTTATCCCTTACTTACAACATTTTTACAGGCATTTACGCTGACTGTTGCAGTAGAACAGCCAACTAGCGAGCGTACGGCTAGTCAGCTGTTCTTCATTCGCCAGTACACTATTTCCGGTTAACAGCCAACTTATTCCTCGGCAGAATACTCTTCCATTACTAGGCTATAATCGCTACATACTGATAAAAAACTTCGGCAATTACTAGAAATAAGGGTACAAGAAGGCTTTTGAACAGATTCAAAGACCTAGAATAAGAAGTGCAAGGAGACTGTTTCGGGAAGATTTCCACTAGGCTCAGCAGACCTGCTGAGCCTAGTCAGCAACTCTGCCGACTGCAGTCTGCAGGTCTGCCGAGCCTAGTGGCAACACCCTATAGTTGTACAACCGTACACCCTATAGTTGTACAACCATACACCCTATAGTCGTACAACCATACACCCTATAGTTGTACAACTATAGCATTCACTCTTGTACAACCATTGGGCATACACCCAGACAATAAAAACAGCATCTAAAAATGTGGAGATACTCAGGCAAGAATATTGAAATTAAAATATTCCGGAATACAGTTTATACTGCAACAACAAATAAGGGGCGTGCTTAAATGAGCACGCCCCCAGACGAGAGATTTTAAATATTCTTTTCACAAAGAATCCTTGATATTATATAAGTATACTCCGTATGCTTTCCTCACTATTTGATAATAGAGAGGTTGGCTGGCACGAAATTCGACTTACGAGAAGCAGAATTATTATCCTTCATTTTTTGCATGAATGGATAAATGAAAGAGATTAAGGCTCCAATACGATTAGCTTTAACAGCCTCTTTCTTGCTAAACATCTCAAAACGAATAGCACTAACATTATATCCTGACCAAGAACCGTTGTCGGCAAATTCTACAATCGTACCATTTTCCGGATCTCCATAGATGATACCATCCATACTATAGCTATCGCCCCATGTAAAGCCTCCTTTTTTGGTATCCCAAATAGCAGAGTATATATAAGAAGTTGTCTCGTCACCAGTCTCTTCATCCTTTTCTACATAGTCACATAAATACTGACCGCAAAGGAACTTGAAAGACATATTAGCCTCATCATAAGGGACTTCCATACTAGCATTGAGCGCAGGAAAAGATAGTTTCAAAGTATTAGCTGTCTTACCTTTAGCTAAATTACCCAAAATATAAATCAACTTTCCCTTTTTATCCTGACCAGCAAAATAGTAATCGCCCAAGATATCCTTAGATTCACCCTGAACTACAAGGACAGAGTCTTTTCGTGGACCAGAAGTACAATATACATAAGCAGAACGCACTTCACCTGTTTCATTGCTTTTTGTATTGACAACAATACTATCACCTTGCACAACTGCTTCTAGCCAATCTACATCCTCATTCACACTTAAAGCGACCTCATTACTATGAACCATCTTGACGAAATCTTTAGCAGCCGCATCAGCAAAAACAGCCTTATGAGTATCTAGGAAGAAGAGCAAACCAGATTGAGTCACGGAAATATGAGTTTCATTGCCTCCCTGATCTTTGATGGTAACAATTGAATTACGGCTAGCTACAGCTTCATTAACATCAACGGTCACCTTCACCTTATAATCACCATCAGCAGAAACCACGCACCAATCATCACTACTCTCTACAGAAGCAATAGGCGTAGAACTAGCAACTGTAATCTCACCATCACCACCTTTAGCATTGAAAGCAACACTAGATTCTGTGACCTTCAATGGAGAGACTGTTGGAGTATAATCATCGTCCGAACATGCCACAAATGTCAAAAGACATCCCAACAGCATATAAATTATATTCAGTTTCTTCATAATCTCAATTCTTTAAAATATTATTACGGTTCAGAGTACTACAACTTCAATGTAAACCATACTGAAGGATCTTTTGTACTCTCCAACTTTACCTGAGTCTTAATCTTGCCATCATTGAATGTCGCTTTGTATGGAGCGTTGTCAAGGATATAGTCAACGAATGGAGCCGCAACTTTATTCTTACTAGACGAAGTGAAACCTGAACCTTCACCGAGTCCCTTGATACCGATAACACCAGCGGCTTCATCATAACTCAAATCAACGCCATAGTTAGCTGAAGAACTAAATTGAGTGCCGAAAAGTTCCAAATTCCAATTGATGCCAATAATCATATCATATCCCATGCCAAAATCGAAGCTAGCTGTAGATTTTCCTATATAGGCGCCTTCGAAAGTATAGGAAGAACTCATTTCTGGCAGTTTATCATAAAGTTCCTTCAAACCATCGCACATGTCTTCACCATCAAAGTTCCAATTGAGTTTAGGATTAAGGAACTGATCGGTTGCAGAAGGAAGGTCAATAGAACTCTGATTATCATCTGCAACGATATTGCCTGTAGCTTCATCATACTTGAAGTACTGGAAGGACTTGCCACCAACGCTGATAGGTTCGTAAAAATGGAAGCCCTCTGGGGTATAAAACATTGGTACATTTAACTCCAAGTCTGTACTATCAATATCATTGATATAGATTGTTTTTCCTTCAATATCCACAGGATATTCTTTGTTTCCTATCTTCAAGAACTGATAGTTTACCTTTGAAAGATTTTCGCTCATCTCAATGGTCTTCTTGATAAAAGTCTCAGCATCAGTATCCTTCAGCTTATACATTTTGAGAATGTTCTCATACTTTTTACCACGAAGATAAATGGTATCCTGATCCTCACTAGTTTTGAGGAAAGTAAACTCATAGTCACTCTCATAACCATCTACATCAGAAGAACCTTGAGGCTCAGAGAAGAAATGGAACAACAGATTATAGGTATCAAACGTAAGAATAACGCCCTGCTCTGCCTTTACAGAATACTTAGAAGATAACACTGTACCAGCAGGCCACTCCTCTGTATCACTATACAAAGTGAGGTCGCTAGCCATTGATACGTCTTCATCGCCAAACTTTGCCGTATAAATAAATCCACCATAGGAACCATCACTTGGCAAAAACTCCATCACCCATCCGTTCTCACTACTGGTGAGCAACTTCTGGTACTTGTCCACACTCTTGTTCAAGCGCTGTGCAGCAGACTCACCAAACAGGTCGTCCTCCTCATGAGAACAAGAGGCAAATCCAACGCACAACATGAGTGCCATGATGATAAAACTATATATTTTTTTCATAATTCAATAATCTTTATTTGAGTGATTCCAAATCTACATTTCCATCTACTACGTCATTGAGTCGGCGCTGTACGCAATCGCGAAGTTCATCCATATCAATGCCCCAAGATGTGGCCATGTATTTCTTTACTATCTCAAGTTTCTGATTGATAATATCAGCACCCTCTGAGCCAGCATCAGCAATAATGGCCTGCCATTCGGCAGGAGTCTTTGTAATATAGATAGAGGTAACCTCAGCTATATCCTCACGAGGCTCGCACATGGCATAAGGTGAAACAAAGCCTAACTGATGAGCCTCAGAATCGCTCATCAAATACCAGTCACCGCTCACATAATCTTTCTCAGAAATCAAATCATACTCAGTAGGGTAACTTTTTGTCTGATGGAGAATATGAGAGAACTCATGGTGCATTGTCTTGAAGTAGTAGTGATTGAGAAATTCTCTGTCTATCATCAAGTTGTTCACCAAGTACAATGTCACTTTCAATCCACCCTCTGCAGTACCCAGAATCATGGTTCCATTGTTCTCGTATGCAGCTGAGCCTACAAAATGCAGCATTTTTGGCACAAACTTGCGAGTGAAATCTACACCGGCAACTTCATCATAAGCCTCCAACCAAGCATACTTTACAATATGCGCTAACTCAACCGACTTTTCATACTGAGCTGGTGCCAAGGAATAATTATGATCTGACTCTATATCCTGCAATCGATACATCAAGTTGATATTGTAAGGCAAGGTATAGTTCTTGTATATCCACTTATCAAAATCATTCTCCTTTACCTGGCTATCTTGAAAGATACTTTCCTTATCCAAATCGCTCTCGCTACAAGAAGTAAAACTACCTAAAGCAGCCACCGACAGCGCAAACATAAATATATATTTCTTCATAATCTTTCTTCTTTTATTAATCATTACTTACGTGGATTTGCCTCAAGTCCAGCCTTGATGACACTAGCCGGTAACTGAATGGCACGACGTGGGTCATCCACATTCATCGTATCGGTCACAGTAATGTCACCACTACCATCAATGGTACGGCGATAGATAGTCATACCATAGCGCTTGATATCAAACCAGCGAAGTCCCTCATGCAGGGTCATGATACGACGACAATGAAGCAAGCATTGCAAGAAGTTTTCCTGGTCACCCTTCTCTACGGTAAAGTCAGGATGCAATTCCTTCTTTGGAGTTGGCTCTGTAGGAGTATAGTACTTCATGCCGGTAGACTCACCAGTCAATTCATTCTCCTGATATTCGCCATACACTCTATTGATATCATCCATTGTGACATTTTTAGTATATGATGTAAAATTATGCATCCAGATATTGAAATTAGTCAATGCCTTATCATAATCCTTCTTCATAATGTAAGCCTCTATCATATTGAGCATCACCTCGTCAGATGTCAAAGCTGGGAACATTTCATGAGGAACACCTACATCATTGACAGCATCTGTAATTTCAAAGAACTCACCAAATTTATCCATGATAACTTTTGGCATACTCGTATACTGGTATATCTTATAGTTAAGTCGAGAATAACTTCCCCAAAGAGTAGTTGCCTTATTTGTCTCGGTAGCAGCAATCGTGGTATTGTGGCAATACTTATAACCGATACCATAAGGACCATAATAACGTACCCAAAGCGAATTGGTAGAGCACAACAAAAGGTTGGACTTTCTGTCGGCATTAACAAAAGCATTGGCACGCACACTGTTGTTAGGCGACAGAGATCCTATCTCCTTCCATTCTCTTAACATGGAGAGAGGATTGCTTGTCAAAACATCCTGTGCATACTTGATTACCTTATCGTAATTACTCTTATCATCCTGCACATAGAAGAGATAGAAACGAGCGGCCAAAGCTTCAGCAGCCTTCTTGGTAAAATGATAAGCTGGCACAGAATAGCTGGCCTCGTCCAACAATGGAATACCTGCCAGCAAGTCTTCCTCTATATGCTTGTATACATCAGCTACAGTGCCACGCTCATAGTGAGGAGCCACAGTAGTTTCCACCTTAGTGACATAAGGTATACCAAGATCAGTGCTTGAAGTTTTTGGACTATAAGCCTTACTAAAGATATTCACCAAAATGAAATGATTGAAAGCTCTGGCTACCAAAGCCTCACCCTTAGCTGCCTGAAGTTCGGCAGGGTTACCTTGCTTTTCAATTGCGTCCAGTACCATATTGGCAGAGGCAATGGAATGGTAACAGGCATTCCACAATTTAAATGGGCTATCATCATCTTCATAAGTGATATTCTTCCATTCCGAAGCCTCATCCTGAATTTTTTTATAAGAGGTGTAGCCCAACACATCCATATGGTCAGTATTATCAGACTCAAACTCTGCTATAGCTGCATAATGTGTGGTTGGATAGCATGACACCAACATATCCTGAATTTTTGATGTCTCATCCAATTCGGTGCGGTTGTCTGGCATCTTGTCCAGATAGTCATCGCAAGATGTCATGCCCAGCACGATGGATGCTGCTAATATATAATATTTGAAACTTACTTTCATAATTTATCTTTTATTAGAGAGTTAAACATTAAATGCCTAATCTGAGTGTCAGTGTGTACTGCTTTGGCATTGGGGCTGCGACACCACCTGAACGGAAGAATTCAGGATCCTGACCATTCAACTTGTCATCTGCATAGATGAGGAACAAGTTGGTAGCTTGCAACTTCAGTGAGAGGTCGCTCAACTTCAATGGTTCCAACCATGACTTAGGGAAATCATACGACAGAGAAATCTCCTTCATACGAATGAAGTCACCCTTAGCTACACGAGCGGTAGAATAATTGTAGGCATTGTACAATGTCTTAAGATAATTATCTCTCGTTACCTGAGCATTTGTCAAGATAACAGGAATGTCGGTAATATTCTCATCTCCTGCCTGAACAAAGCGGTTTTTAAATTCCTTTGGCATGGCAGTAAGGTCTGTATATTTTTCCTTGAACACAGGATCCAATCGTACAACATTGCCGAATGAATAGGTAATGAATACATTCAAACGCAAATTCTTGTACTTAAATATATTACCAAAACTACCGGTTGTAGTAGGATCACTAGGACCCTCATATACCAAGTTGTCAAGAGTCTGACTCTGGAAATCGATATTTTCACCACTAGATGTCACATTGCCATTCTGATCAGTAATTACCGGATAACCCTTATCACTCAAACCATTAAACTTATAAGAGAACAAACCTCTTACAGGATATCCCTCGAGAGCGAAACCTGTACCAGAAACCAGGTCGATAACCTTTGAGTTCGTCTGTAAGTCTGTAACCTTAGTCTTTGAATAAGAGAATATGAAGTCTGTGGTCCAAGCGAAATCCTTGGTTTGAATATTCTTGGTAGAAAGAGTAAACTCCACACCATGTGATTTCATAGAAGCCACATTAGCAAGTTTCTCTATCTGACCACCAGCACCTGTTGTACGAATCAGACCAATCAAATCGTAGTTATTACGAGTATACCAGTCAAGGGCAAAGTTGATGCGGTTATTAAAGAAACCTGCATCAAAACCGAGGTTCAACTCATGCTTCTTCTCATATGTCAATTCATCATTACCCAAATCGCTCCAGTCCATACCACTCTCCTGGATGCTAGCGAAAGGACGGTAAGGCTTGTAACTCTTTAAGACTGCAGCCGCATTGGAAACATTTGTTGGACCAGGGTCACCAGTCAAAGAATAAGAAGCCTTCAATGTCAAATGAGAAAGCGTTGGACGCAAATTTTCGAAGAAACTCTCCTCATGCATATTCCATGCACCAGAAACATTCCAAGTAGGCAACCATCTGGCAGAACGACTCTTACCCAATCGGTTAGTACCTTCGTAACGATATGTACCATTGATAACGTAACGTCCCTTATAAGAATAGGTTGCATTAGCAAAGAATGCTGCCGTACGAGAGAACGTGTTAGAGAGTGTGTAATAATCGGTACCACTCTCAATGCTCTTTTTGAAGAACTGATAAGTATAGAAAGGTATTTCACCCTTTGTATACTGCATTCCCCAACCATTGAAGAAATTCTTGTTACGGCTGATATCACTCACTTCCATACCACCAAAGAGGTTGACGATGTGCGAATTATCAAAAGTATGATTCCAGTTCACAGTACCACGAAAATCGTAACTGTTCATTTTATAATCTGTCTTCTGATAAATACCACCCTGTGGTAAGATAGAGATTGGCAACGCATAAGGGTTGTCTGGGTCTGTATACAAGAATGGGTTCTTGTCACGAACTGTAGCATCAGGCATAGCACGATAAGCACGAGCTTGGTTGGAATTATCATGTACAATATGTTCCTGCATAGTGCCAGAATGCTTTACCGCACCTAACAATGAAAACTCCAATCCCTTAATTGGCTTATACTTTAATTCACCCTGGAACTTTACATCAGTAACGTCAAGGTTCATATAGTTTTTGTCCAACTCGTCTAAGATATTAAAGTCTGCATAGTTGCGAGTATAGTACGTATTGGCATCCAATGTTCTTGAGGTATTCAACGCATAAGAATATGGGTTGATATCAAAATCACGCTTTACCTCACCATACACTGGGTCCACTGTCTGAGACAAAGTACCAGGAGCTCTCTGCTTACGATAAGAGCCAGAAGTGATAATATTGAAAGACAACTTATCCGAAATATTATATGTAGCATTTAAATTGGCTGTATAGCGATTTACTTTGCTCTGCTTGTACCAACCTGGATCTACCATTGCACTCAAAGATGCATAGAAATTGAGTTTATCTGTACCTCCGCTCATGCTCACAGAGTGATTGTGCTGGATGGCACTAGAGAAAAGTTCATCAAACCAGTCTGTATTTCTATATTCTGCCTGACGCAAATACTCATTCATTGCATGCTCAGTATTCTCAAGCGCAAAGGTTCCACTAGTTGGATCGTAGGTATTCATGAGCTGGTACATCTTACCATAGACACCACTCTCTGAAGCACGGTATGTATCAGAGAAATTGAGCCATCCTTTCTGCTTCAACTCTTTATAGACACCCATCTGTTCCTGAGAGTCCATGATATTAAACTCGCTATAATGAGGTTTCAAGCGCATGGTATATTCACCAGTATAAGAAATCTTGCTAAATCCAGCACGACCCTTCTTGGTTGTAACAACGATGACACCAGCCATGGCACGTGCACCATAAATAGAGGTAGCAGAACCATCCTTCAAAATCTGGAAACTTTCAATATCATCAGCATTCAAACCTGCAATAGCAGAAGAAATCAAGGTCTCGGCATCACCAGATGAAAGGTCGTCTGTACTAACATCTGTGACATCCTCCATGATGACACCATCTACAACCCAAAGAGGTTTAGAAGAACCATAGATAGATGTAGCACCACGGACACGAATTTTTGGCGCCGTACCAAATGTACCTGTCACATTCTGCACAGATACACCAGCTGCACGACCTTCGAGGGAGCGACTGATATCAGCCACACCATCCAACTTTGCTTCCTCAGCATTTATACTTGTAGCTGCACCTGTAAACAGGCGACGGTCTACATGCTGCATACCCGTTACAACCACCTCGCCCAAGCTTTTGCTATCAGGCTTCAACTTGATAAGCATCTTGGCAGACGGAGATAAAGTCTGTGGCTGCATACCGATGTAGCTAACTACAAGTTTCTTACCAGCAGGTACCTCCAAAGAGAAGTGACCGTCAATATCGGTGACGGTACCTGTACGTGCCGCTCCGGCGACTACGACAGATGCACCGATGACAGGTTCACCATCTTCCTGAGAAACTACGGTACCTGTTACTTTCGTTTGAGCCAATGCCCCCCCCACATAAAAGGAAGAGATTGACTAACAAGAAAAGCAATCTTTTTTCCATAAAATCCTCTCTTAAAAATTAAACAACTCTTATAACTTTATATAATTATTTTTTCTCTTCTTACACTTTTTTAAATATCTCTCATTACTTTACGGGTGCAAAGATAAGAAAAAAGTATTGAATTAATGCAAACTTTATCGATATTTTTATAGAAAAAAGTTAGTTTTTCTTGATTTTCGTCAACATTTAGAAATATCGTCTACACTTTTAATAGAAAAAAGTCAGAAATAATAGATTTAAGCAAAGTTTACGAAAAGAAAACAAAAATGTTCTAAAACACAAAAAAAGGCAAGGTTTCTGTAAAACCCCATTCAGAAGTTTCCCAGAAGTCTTGCCTTTCTTTACCTATATTTACTACTTAAGTACCTTTATCAGCCACTTGATTATTTATATTTGCTGCTTGAGTACATTTTCTATTATCCAAATAAATCAATTTTATTTCTTAAGCGTAAATTCAAACTTCAAGCCGCCTTCCAGTTGATTACTTACACGGATGGTTCCGCCATGCAGAAGAACGGCATTCTTGACGATGGCAAGACCCAAACCGGTGCCACCCATCTTGCGGCTGCGTCCCTTATCTACCCGATAGAAACGCTCGAAAAGACGGGAGAGATGCTCGGCAGGAACTCCTTGACCGTTATCACAGAAGATGAAATGCCACTTGTAGCCCTGCTCCTTGGCACTCAACGTTATCTTACGCCCTTCGCCGGCATAAGCTATGGCATTGTCGGTAAGATTGCGGAACACACTATAGAGCAGACTGCGGTTACCCTTCACGATAATATGCTGGTCGGGAAGAATATTCTCGAAAGTCATCTTGTGCGACTCTCTTTCCAGCGCCGTCTCATGGGCTATTTCACTCACCATCTGCGTAATGTCTACCGCCTCGAAATCTATCATATCCGAACCGTCATCCAACCGGTTCAGGGTTGAGATGTCGCGGAGCAGAGAGGTGAGGCGTTCGCTTTGGGCATAACAGCGCTGCAGAAACTGCGACTTCATCTCTTCGTTGATATGCGGATTGTCGAGTATCGTTTCCAGATAACCCTGAATACTTGCCACAGGAGTCTTCAGCTCGTGAGCGATATTCTGGGTAAGCTGCCGCTTCAGTACATCCTGTTCACGTCGGGTGGTCTGTATGCGCTTATACATCTTGATGATGCGCTCAGCAATCTCGCCCAACTCATCGTTAGGGAACTTGGCGAGATCTTCCACCTCCAGACTCTCGTTATGGTCTGCCTTATAAGCAAAGATGCTCAGTTTGGAAACATTCTTAGCCAGACGGTCCGTAAAACGGTAGAGCACGATGGTAAGCAGGATGACGGCTACGATGGCAAACCAGATGAAATGCTGGTCGGCCTGCAGCGATTTTGCCAAATCATTATTGTAGGGTAGTGCCGTACGGATGATGAGCTTGCTTTCCGGAAAATAAGAAGCCACATAGAAATAATCGTGCTTCAGGGTTTTAGACTGTCGCTCCACGCTTGAGCCTACCCTGTTTTTCAAGGCCTCTGCTATTTCCTCACGCTTGGCATGGTTGGCAAAATGTTCATAGTCGGAACTCATGTTGTCATAAATCACCTTACCGTTAGGGCGCACTAGCGTAACACGAAGATCCTTGCTTTCATGTTCTCGGACAAAAGCCTGCAACTTCTCATGAGCCACAGTCACTTTCTTATTGTGAAGGCTATCCTGCAGAATAATTCCTTCACCAGGAGAGAGCGCCAGATCTTCTGCCAACAGTTCATTATAATTTTCCAGCTTGATAGTAAGCGTACCTATTTTATACTGTTTCTCACGTGCCTGCTGGAACACGATAAAACTGACGGCGAACACAAGGAACACCGCCAGTACACAGAAGTACAACTTCCTACCTACACTATTTAACTTAAACATTTTAATTACGCATCAAAATAATAACCGAACCCCAGACGGGTAACGATGCACTTGGCAAACTTACCAATCTTCTTTCTCATACGGGTGATGTTGACATCCACCGTGCGGTCGAGTACCATCACATCCTTAGGCCATACCCGGTCGATAAGTTCCTGACGGGAGAACACCTTGCCGCGCTCTTCGAGGAAAAGACGCAGAAGTTCGAACTCAGTCTTGGTGAAAGGGATAGCCTCACCATCGATGCTCACCGTCTTCTTGTCCAGATTCAGCTGCAGTCCCTGATAGTTGATGATCTTCGATTCATCAGCATCGCCAGCCTGTTCAGCCGTACGGCGCAAGACGGCACGCACTCTGACCATCACCTCTCGTATAGAGAAAGGTTTCGAGATATAATCATCGGCACCGATATTGAATCCAGTAACCGTATCGTTTTCCGTATCTCGGGCTGTAAGGAAGATAATCGGAACATTGGCTGTCATCGGATTGTCCTTCAACTGCTTAGCCAGCTGGAAACCGCTCATTCCTCCCATCATGACGTCCAACAGCAGCAGGTCGAACGAAGCGATGTCCATCTCCAAAGCCTCTTCTGCAGAATTGGCAGTCTCTACCTCATATCCTTCTGTTTCGAGATTGAATTTCAGAATCTCACACAAGTCTTGCTCATCATCAACAACAAGTATTCTTTTCATATTCTCTTCCATATTTCATGTTATTTAAAATATCGCTGCAAAATTACGACTTTTCTTTCGTAATAAGCGTTACATTCGGTTACAATTTCGTGACATTTAGTTCTTTAGAGAAAAAAAATATAAAAAAGCGGGTATTTTGTTACACATTTTAACTTAGTGTTTCCAAATTCGCTACATGTTTCTTTGCTAGTTAGAAACAGAAATACTACTTTTGCACCCGATATAACTATAAGTGAGCATATAACACAACTGAAAGAGTATGAAAGATAAAGTAAATGCAATTCCCTTAATCGGTGAAATCATCAAAGAGGAATTAAACAAGCAAGGCAAGACCACAGTATGGCTTGCTGAGCAATTAGGCTGCCATCGTACTAATATATATAAGGTATACGGCAGAGCCACTATAGATACGGGTATGCTTTACCATATCTGTCAGTTGCTGAACATAGATTTGTTTAAGGTTTATTCAGACGCTTTGCGCAAACGCAAGAAAAAGAATCAAGATTTAAACTAAAAATAACTAAAACAATAAGACCTGAGGTTAATCACCCCAGGTCTTATTGTTTTTATGCCAATCGCTTTTCCAGACGCTCGCGGATGGCAGCGATAAAGCCAGCTGAGTTTACAGCCTTAGCCTCAACACCTTCCATCAGGTTTACGAGATCCTTGGTAGCGATACCATCATTCAAAGTATCGAAACATGCAGCCTCCAACTGGTCGCCAAAGTTCTGAAGTTCCTTGATGCCATCCAGTTCGCCACGCTTTCTCAACGCACCGCTCCATGCAAAGATGGTAGCCATAGGGTTGGTAGATGTATCTTCACCCTTCAGGTAGCGATAGTAGTGACGGGTTACGGTACCATGGGCTGCCTCATACTCATACTTGCCGTCAGGAGAAACCAATACGGAAGTCATCATCGCCAGAGAACCGAAAGCTGTACTGAGCATATCGCTCATCACATCACCGTCATAGTTCTTGCAAGCCCAGATAAATCCGCCCTTGCTGCGGATAACACGGGCTACGGCATCATCAATCAATGTATAGAAATACTCGATACCGAGTTCTGCAAACTTCTCTTTATAGTCGCTCTCATATACTTCCTCAAAGATTTTACGGAACTGGGCATCATAAGTCTTAGAGATGGTATCCTTGGTAGCAAACCAGAGATCCTGCTTGGTATCAATGGCAAACTTGAAGCAGCTGTGAGCAAAGCTGCGGATACTCTTATCAGTATTGTGCATGCCCTGGATAACGCCAGCACCATCGAAAGAATGAATCTCAATCTCCTGCTTCTTGCCGCTCTTACCCTCGAATACGAGTTTGGCTGTACCTGGCTCATCAGCACGAAGTTCCACGCTCTTGTATACATCGCCGTAAGCATGACGGGCGATGGTAATAGGCTTCTCCCAGTTCTTTACACAAGGGTGGATGCTTGGGATGGTGATAGGAGCACGGAATACGGTACCGTCCATGATGCTACGGATAGTTCCATTAGGGCTCTTCCACATTTTGTGGAGCTTATACTCGTCCATACGCTGTGCATTAGGAGTGATAGTAGCACACTTCACAGCCACGCCATATTTCTTAGCCGCCTCAGCAGAGTCGATGGTTACC
This genomic interval carries:
- a CDS encoding sensor histidine kinase, which codes for MFKLNSVGRKLYFCVLAVFLVFAVSFIVFQQAREKQYKIGTLTIKLENYNELLAEDLALSPGEGIILQDSLHNKKVTVAHEKLQAFVREHESKDLRVTLVRPNGKVIYDNMSSDYEHFANHAKREEIAEALKNRVGSSVERQSKTLKHDYFYVASYFPESKLIIRTALPYNNDLAKSLQADQHFIWFAIVAVILLTIVLYRFTDRLAKNVSKLSIFAYKADHNESLEVEDLAKFPNDELGEIAERIIKMYKRIQTTRREQDVLKRQLTQNIAHELKTPVASIQGYLETILDNPHINEEMKSQFLQRCYAQSERLTSLLRDISTLNRLDDGSDMIDFEAVDITQMVSEIAHETALERESHKMTFENILPDQHIIVKGNRSLLYSVFRNLTDNAIAYAGEGRKITLSAKEQGYKWHFIFCDNGQGVPAEHLSRLFERFYRVDKGRSRKMGGTGLGLAIVKNAVLLHGGTIRVSNQLEGGLKFEFTLKK
- a CDS encoding SusC/RagA family TonB-linked outer membrane protein: MAQTKVTGTVVSQEDGEPVIGASVVVAGAARTGTVTDIDGHFSLEVPAGKKLVVSYIGMQPQTLSPSAKMLIKLKPDSKSLGEVVVTGMQHVDRRLFTGAATSINAEEAKLDGVADISRSLEGRAAGVSVQNVTGTFGTAPKIRVRGATSIYGSSKPLWVVDGVIMEDVTDVSTDDLSSGDAETLISSAIAGLNADDIESFQILKDGSATSIYGARAMAGVIVVTTKKGRAGFSKISYTGEYTMRLKPHYSEFNIMDSQEQMGVYKELKQKGWLNFSDTYRASESGVYGKMYQLMNTYDPTSGTFALENTEHAMNEYLRQAEYRNTDWFDELFSSAIQHNHSVSMSGGTDKLNFYASLSAMVDPGWYKQSKVNRYTANLNATYNISDKLSFNIITSGSYRKQRAPGTLSQTVDPVYGEVKRDFDINPYSYALNTSRTLDANTYYTRNYADFNILDELDKNYMNLDVTDVKFQGELKYKPIKGLEFSLLGAVKHSGTMQEHIVHDNSNQARAYRAMPDATVRDKNPFLYTDPDNPYALPISILPQGGIYQKTDYKMNSYDFRGTVNWNHTFDNSHIVNLFGGMEVSDISRNKNFFNGWGMQYTKGEIPFYTYQFFKKSIESGTDYYTLSNTFSRTAAFFANATYSYKGRYVINGTYRYEGTNRLGKSRSARWLPTWNVSGAWNMHEESFFENLRPTLSHLTLKASYSLTGDPGPTNVSNAAAVLKSYKPYRPFASIQESGMDWSDLGNDELTYEKKHELNLGFDAGFFNNRINFALDWYTRNNYDLIGLIRTTGAGGQIEKLANVASMKSHGVEFTLSTKNIQTKDFAWTTDFIFSYSKTKVTDLQTNSKVIDLVSGTGFALEGYPVRGLFSYKFNGLSDKGYPVITDQNGNVTSSGENIDFQSQTLDNLVYEGPSDPTTTGSFGNIFKYKNLRLNVFITYSFGNVVRLDPVFKEKYTDLTAMPKEFKNRFVQAGDENITDIPVILTNAQVTRDNYLKTLYNAYNYSTARVAKGDFIRMKEISLSYDFPKSWLEPLKLSDLSLKLQATNLFLIYADDKLNGQDPEFFRSGGVAAPMPKQYTLTLRLGI
- a CDS encoding helix-turn-helix domain-containing protein — protein: MKDKVNAIPLIGEIIKEELNKQGKTTVWLAEQLGCHRTNIYKVYGRATIDTGMLYHICQLLNIDLFKVYSDALRKRKKKNQDLN
- a CDS encoding NADP-dependent isocitrate dehydrogenase, which encodes MEKIKMTTPLVEMDGDEMTRILWKMIKDELILPFVDLKSEYYDLGLPYRDQTNDQVTIDSAEAAKKYGVAVKCATITPNAQRMDEYKLHKMWKSPNGTIRSIMDGTVFRAPITIPSIHPCVKNWEKPITIARHAYGDVYKSVELRADEPGTAKLVFEGKSGKKQEIEIHSFDGAGVIQGMHNTDKSIRSFAHSCFKFAIDTKQDLWFATKDTISKTYDAQFRKIFEEVYESDYKEKFAELGIEYFYTLIDDAVARVIRSKGGFIWACKNYDGDVMSDMLSTAFGSLAMMTSVLVSPDGKYEYEAAHGTVTRHYYRYLKGEDTSTNPMATIFAWSGALRKRGELDGIKELQNFGDQLEAACFDTLNDGIATKDLVNLMEGVEAKAVNSAGFIAAIRERLEKRLA
- a CDS encoding response regulator; the encoded protein is MEENMKRILVVDDEQDLCEILKFNLETEGYEVETANSAEEALEMDIASFDLLLLDVMMGGMSGFQLAKQLKDNPMTANVPIIFLTARDTENDTVTGFNIGADDYISKPFSIREVMVRVRAVLRRTAEQAGDADESKIINYQGLQLNLDKKTVSIDGEAIPFTKTEFELLRLFLEERGKVFSRQELIDRVWPKDVMVLDRTVDVNITRMRKKIGKFAKCIVTRLGFGYYFDA